A genome region from Hevea brasiliensis isolate MT/VB/25A 57/8 chromosome 7, ASM3005281v1, whole genome shotgun sequence includes the following:
- the LOC110658700 gene encoding probable calcium-binding protein CML41, translating into MATDNRIPKPSKWFSNKSLRLSLHRRRSKSSSTLSSPSSPMSPCTPQNNSKENELKEVFRHFDSDGDEKISALELRSYFGSIGEYMSHEQAQAVIDDLDSDGDKLLDFKDFLSLMKREANEEDDDLKKAFEMFEMEKGSGCITPKGLQRMLHRLGDAKSYDECVAMIHVFDTDGNGVLDFQEFHQMMA; encoded by the coding sequence ATGGCGACAGATAATAGAATTCCAAAACCTTCAAAGTGGTTCTCTAACAAGAGTCTTAGATTAAGCCTCCATCGTCGCAGATCAAAGTCTAGTTCAACCCTAAGCTCTCCTTCCTCTCCTATGTCTCCATGCACACCACAAAATAACTCAAAAGAAAATGAGCTGAAAGAGGTTTTTCGTCACTTTGATAGCGATGGGGATGAGAAGATCTCAGCCTTAGAGCTTAGGTCTTACTTTGGGTCAATTGGGGAGTACATGTCTCATGAGCAGGCTCAAGCAGTAATAGATGATCTTGACTCAGATGGGGATAAGTTATTAGACTTTAAAGATTTTTTGAGCCTTATGAAAAGGGAagcaaatgaagaagatgatgatctTAAAAAGGCctttgaaatgtttgaaatggagaaGGGATCAGGATGCATAACCCCAAAGGGATTGCAGAGGATGCTTCACCGTCTAGGAGATGCAAAATCCTATGATGAATGTGTGGCCATGATCCATGTATTTGATACAGATGGTAATGGGGTTCTTGATTTTCAAGAGTTTcatcaaatgatggcttaa